The DNA region ACCTGGTAACCCGCCCCGGTGAGCACGCTGGGGATCACGTAGGCCGAAACCGTCATCGAAAAGACGAAGGCACAGCCGGCCAGCACGCCGGACCGGCTGAGGGGCAGGATCACGTGGACGAACCGGTAGGCGGAGGTGGCCCCGAGCGAGGCGGCCGCGTCGTCGAGCTCCTGGGGGATCAGTCGCAGCACGGAATAGACGGGCAGAATCATGAAGGCGAGCAGGATGCTGACGGTCCCCAGAAACAGTCCGGTCTGGCTGAACAGCAGCTGGACCGGCTCGCCGGTCAGGCCGATCCCCATGATCGCCTGGTTCACGACGCCGTTGCTCCGCAACAGGATGGTCCAGCCGAAGGCCTTCACGATCACGCTGGCGGTCATGGGCAGGAAGACCCCCACCAGCAGGAGTGTCTGCCGTCCCCCCGACACCCGCGCCATGGCGAGCGCATAGGGGTATCCGATGGCCAGACAGCCGGCGGTCACGACGAGGCCGTACTTGATGGTGTTCCACACCACGCCCTGGTTGTGGGGATCCCGCAGGAACCGGGCGTAGTTCTCCAGGCTCAGGGCGTCGCCGACCCGCAGGCTGGACCCGAAGAGCAGGCCCAGCGGGATGATCAGCGCGACCAGGAAATAGAGGCCGGCCGGCAGCGCCAGGAACGCCAGCGGATCGACCTCGCGGTGGCCCGGCGCCCGGCGGGGGCGGACGGCCTGGCCCGTCGCCTCGAGCTCGCGGACGGTCGACGGCGGCGGGCTCAACCGACCTCGTAGGCGAGGGTCGCCGCGATCGGCCACCGCAGCGTCAGCCTGGTGCCCGGCGCCAGGGACTGGCCGGCCGGGTCGGAGGTCTCGGCCAGGGCGCGGTCGCCTTCGGCGCAGGCGAAGTGAACCTGGATCCTGGCGCCGTGGAAGATCACGTCGCTCACGGTCATCGTGGCCGCGTTGTACCGCCGGTCGGGCGGCTCGCCGAATTCGATCCGCTCCGGCCGGACGGCGACCATGACCCGGGTTCCGACCGCGAAGGCGCCCGGAGCGGTCACCGGCGCCGACGCCGTCTCGACCCTGATCTCGCCTCCCGCCTGAGCCACCACGCGGCCGTGAAGCTTCAG from Candidatus Methylomirabilota bacterium includes:
- a CDS encoding ABC transporter permease, whose protein sequence is MSPPPSTVRELEATGQAVRPRRAPGHREVDPLAFLALPAGLYFLVALIIPLGLLFGSSLRVGDALSLENYARFLRDPHNQGVVWNTIKYGLVVTAGCLAIGYPYALAMARVSGGRQTLLLVGVFLPMTASVIVKAFGWTILLRSNGVVNQAIMGIGLTGEPVQLLFSQTGLFLGTVSILLAFMILPVYSVLRLIPQELDDAAASLGATSAYRFVHVILPLSRSGVLAGCAFVFSMTVSAYVIPSVLTGAGYQVMSKVIAYSYLTVRDPALGSTVSVLLLLIAGSAVIVSGWLAGERRMERRWKTGG